A region from the Aegilops tauschii subsp. strangulata cultivar AL8/78 chromosome 5, Aet v6.0, whole genome shotgun sequence genome encodes:
- the LOC109787290 gene encoding uncharacterized protein: protein MMEAAAATMLEAGVGRFRGPSLAALLAEMWAPLAVALAALATLPSLLGRLQVLILRLRSRGKEVISSHISTHYSSGDDESDSDGEGEDEDESSDEAATSSSGEEEAVRRIGYFEGAADGLDGCFPWGGAVVRTWQELPRRFSGVGCGGGARFPSGGGVQAVRLWGASTANGEGSGQAWWDADDSGRGAVAEAAPVVLGWRREHAVRRRHRPVRVLPSAE, encoded by the coding sequence ATGATGGAGGCGGCCGCGGCGACGATGCTGGAGGCCGGGGTGGGCCGGTTCCGGGGGCCGAGCCTCGCAGCGCTGCTCGCGGAGATGTGGGCGCCGCTGGCCGTCGCGCTGGCGGCGCTCGCGACGCTGCCCAGCCTGCTCGGCAGGCTGCAGGTGCTCATCCTCCGCCTCCGCTCCCGCGGGAAGGAGGTCATATCGTCGCACATCTCCACCCACTACTCCTCCGGGGACGACGAGTCCGACTCCGACGgcgagggcgaggacgaggacgagagCTCCGATGAGGCGGCCACCAGCTCCTCCGGTGAGGAGGAGGCTGTGAGGAGGATCGGGTACTTCGAGGGCGCCGCCGACGGTCTCGACGGCTGCTTCCCGTGGGGCGGCGCTGTCGTGCGGACGTGGCAGGAACTCCCGCGGCGGTTCTCCGGCGTCGGCTGCGGGGGAGGAGCCAGGTTCCCGTCCGGAGGAGGTGTGCAGGCGGTGAGGCTGTGGGGTGCCAGCACGGCGAACGGAGAGGGCAGTGGCCAGGCGTGGTGGGACGCCGATGACAGCGGCCGTGGAGCGGTCGCAGAGGCGGCGCCGGTGGTCCTCGGGTGGCGGCGCGAGCACGCGGTGCGGAGGCGGCATCGGCCCGTCCGTGTCCTGCCCTCCGCCGAGTAA